Within the Methanomassiliicoccales archaeon genome, the region CGGATAGGACTCCTTCGGATTTTCCGGTATCAAATCTGCCCCGACGGTCGCTGTGTATATTATCTGGCCGGGATCGGTGAAGATCGCGCTCCCTCCGGACAGGCGTCTGACGACCTCGATGCCCAACTCCCGGCATAGATCGAGGTCTATGCACTCTGCCGCCTTCTCAAAATATCCCAGTGAAACGGTGGGGCGGTCACGCGAATAGAAGCTGAGGGTGTTCCCGACATGCCCGCCGGAACGGAATGTAAGGATCGCCTCGTCCGTTGCTGCGGTGAGGGCGGGACTCATTGTTCCCAGGTCGACGGCGCGCCATTCCACGCTCGACAGACCGTAGGATGATAGATAAAAGATTTGCCCAGCGCCTTAATGTTCGTTCCTTGGTTCGGGCTCAGGTGACTATCTCATCCACCCGTTCCTGTTCGATCGCGTGCCTTACTTCCATGGCCAGCCTCCTTCCGGTGGACATGTTGGTGCGCCACATCGAGTTGCCGTAGGCATGACCGACCGCCATGTGCACGTTGGTCCCTCCGCCGATCCTTGGGGCAACGTCATAGATATAGAATTTGAGGTCCTTGTCGACGCAGGTCTGGAGGCAGAACGGACCGATGATCCCGGGCTTGAAGTGCTCCTTGCAGGCCTTGACGTATTTCTCCGCCAGGTCGAACGCGTTCTCCAGGAGCGATTCCCTCAGGGTGGCGGAGTTGTGGCCGCAGACGGTGTATTCCGGTATGCTCTGTTTGTCATTGAGCGCCAGCTGCTGGGCCGCCGGCAGCCGGACATGGCCGTCCAGTGAGCTCTCGAAACGCCAATCGACGCCTATCAGTTCGATCTTTGAGCCCTCCTCCTCCAGCGGGGAGTAGAAGAAATCCAGGTTGAAGACCGGACCGATTATGTACTCCTCCATGCGCGCCCCGGCAAGGTTCTCTTCCTCGATGACCCCCTGGGCGATCAGTTTGTCCGCCTTGGAACGGTATTCGTCATACGACGAGGCGGTGAAGAATCCTCGCTCCAGCTTCTTCTTGGCGTGATGCAGCTTGACGATCGTGAGGGCGTTGATGTCCTCCGGTTTGGACACCTTCTTCGGCGAAGGCATGCCCGCCTCGTTCAAGAGCCAATAGTAATCCTGGGGGCCGCCCCGGTCCTCGCTCCGTAATAGGTTCCTGGAACCGACCATGGGCACCGCGAAATCGTTCTCCACCGCGTCCAGGCTGCAGTATGAGGTGAATGACCGGTTCGGCACGAACAGGGCGTTATTGGCGACAAGCTGGTCCATGACCGCCTTCGATATGGTATCCTTGAATTTCTTCACCATGATGACTTCATCCACCATGCCCCGGCGGACGGTCCCATCCCGGTTACGGTAGGCCTTGAAGTACTTGGTATAGGTCTGGTCCCTTCCTTCCTCACATACCGCCAGCGTGCGGAACCCTTCCTCCACCGCTCCATCGCACACGTCCAATGCAGAGTGGGATGCCAGGACGCCGATCTTGGCGTTCTTGAGGTCGTAGGATTCCAGTTTGCCGAGGACTTGCTGCCGGTCTATCAAATCGGTCACTTCCGTCAAACGGGTATGCTGAATGGAATTAAAACTTGTCGCTGCTCAGGCTAGGTTCAACAGGATGATCATCACCATCAGGGAGATCGCCCCGACCGCATCGATGGCGGAGGATGTCAGGGGGATGCTGTGGTCGTCCGGGTCAAGAGCAAACCGGTAGGTGTAGATGGCCACATAATAGGAGATGAAGTTCAGCACTGTTACCGTTATGAGGCCCGCCGCGAGCGACAACAGGACCATCTCCAGCAGACCGGGCGAGCCCATCCCGAGGATCTCGGCAACGAAATGAGAG harbors:
- a CDS encoding formate--phosphoribosylaminoimidazolecarboxamide ligase family protein, with the translated sequence MTDLIDRQQVLGKLESYDLKNAKIGVLASHSALDVCDGAVEEGFRTLAVCEEGRDQTYTKYFKAYRNRDGTVRRGMVDEVIMVKKFKDTISKAVMDQLVANNALFVPNRSFTSYCSLDAVENDFAVPMVGSRNLLRSEDRGGPQDYYWLLNEAGMPSPKKVSKPEDINALTIVKLHHAKKKLERGFFTASSYDEYRSKADKLIAQGVIEEENLAGARMEEYIIGPVFNLDFFYSPLEEEGSKIELIGVDWRFESSLDGHVRLPAAQQLALNDKQSIPEYTVCGHNSATLRESLLENAFDLAEKYVKACKEHFKPGIIGPFCLQTCVDKDLKFYIYDVAPRIGGGTNVHMAVGHAYGNSMWRTNMSTGRRLAMEVRHAIEQERVDEIVT